A genomic region of Cannabis sativa cultivar Pink pepper isolate KNU-18-1 chromosome 1, ASM2916894v1, whole genome shotgun sequence contains the following coding sequences:
- the LOC115706196 gene encoding 26S proteasome regulatory subunit 8 homolog A: MATVGVESKLPEAMPEETCSAKSTRQGEGLRQYYLQHIHELQLQVRQKTHNLNRLEAQRNELNSRVRMLREELQLLQEPGSYVGEVVKVMGKNKVLVKVHPEGKYVVDIDKSIDITKITPSTRVALRNDSYVLHLVLPSKVDPLVNLMKVEKVPDSTYDMIGGLDQQIKEIKEVIELPIKHPELFESLGIAQPKGVLLYGPPGTGKTLLARAVAHHTDCTFIRVSGSELVQKYIGEGSRMVRELFVMAREHAPSIIFMDEIDSIGSARMESGSGNGDSEVQRTMLELLNQLDGFEASNKIKVLMATNRIDILDQALLRPGRIDRKIEFPNPNGESRFDILKIHSRRMNLMRGIDLQKIAEKMNGASGAELKAVCTEAGMFALRERRVHVTQEDFEMAVAKVMKKDTDKNMSLRKLWK; the protein is encoded by the exons ATGGCAACAGTCGGGGTGGAATCTAAATTACCAGAGGCCATGCCGGAGGAGACTTGCTCAGCCAAGTCGACGAGGCAAGGGGAAGGTCTCAGACAGTACTACCTCCAACACATTCACGAGCTCCAACTCCAGGTCCGCCAGAAAACCCACAATCTTAATCGTCTCGAAGCTCAGCGCAATGAGCTCAATTCAAGAG TGAGGATGCTTAGGGAAGAGCTACAACTGCTTCAGGAGCCTGGATCTTATGTTGGTGAAGTAGTCAAAGTAATGGGAAAAAACAAGGTCCTAGTTAAG GTTCATCCGGAAGGAAAATACGTTGTTGATATTGATAAAAGCATTGATATCACAAAGATCACACCATCCACTAGAGTTGCTCTCCGCAATGACAGTTATGTTCTTCATTTGGTATTGCCAAGTAAAGTAGATCCTTTGGTTAACCTTATGAAAGTTGAAAAGGTTCCAGATTCAACATATGATATGATTGGTGGGCTTGACCAGCAGatcaaagaaattaaagag GTTATTGAGCTTCCAATTAAACACCCTGAATTGTTTGAGAGTCTGGGAATAGCTCAACCGAAG GGTGTCCTTCTCTATGGGCCCCCTGGTACAGGAAAGACTCTGTTGGCCCGAGCTGTGGCACATCATACAGATTGTACTTTTATCAGAGTTTCTGGTTCTGAATTAGTTCAGAAATACATTGGAGAAGGTTCTAGAATGGTTAGGGAACTTTTTGTTATGGCAAG GGAGCATGCTCCATCAATCATTTTCATGGATGAAATTGATAGTATTGGGTCTGCTCGAATGGAGTCTGGAAGTGGCAATGGAGACAGTGAAGTGCAGCGGACTATGTTGGAGCTTCTCAACCAGTTGGATGGATTTGAAGCATCAAACAAGATCAAG GTATTGATGGCAACGAATCGTATCGATATTTTGGATCAAGCCCTTCTCAGGCCAGGAAGAATTGACAGAAAGATCGAGTTTCCAAATCCTAATGGAGAG TCTCGTTTCGACATCTTGAAAATTCATTCAAGGAGAATGAATTTAATGCGTGGGATTGATCTGCAAAAAATTGCAGAGAAGATGAATGGGGCATCTGGTGCAGAGCTGAAG GCTGTATGCACAGAAGCAGGGATGTTTGCTTTGAGGGAGAGAAGGGTTCATGTAACCCAAGAAGACTTTGAGATGGCAGTGGCCAAGGTTATGAAGAAGGATACAGACAAAAACATGTCGTTGCGCAAGCTATGGAAGTAG